From Tripterygium wilfordii isolate XIE 37 chromosome 16, ASM1340144v1, whole genome shotgun sequence, one genomic window encodes:
- the LOC119981199 gene encoding probable GMP synthase [glutamine-hydrolyzing], whose amino-acid sequence MCHSKFSKPDHINGRPVLQPKSNQVPVLERRSSLKKVSPRSPTLSPKSSPISTASTRPSLSPPISPKLKSPKSSPLLKTRNNDKALNLTTELSPVKKAKKAGANNNSVKVEAPGSIAAKRREQVATMQEQRKLRIAHYGRTKSAKLEKKVVPIDSSSSTSTITQEENRCGYMTSNSDPVYVAYHDEEWGVPVHDDMMLFELLVLTAAQLGSDWTSALKKRQSFREAFSGFDAEVVAKFTEKKITSISADYSIDLSLIRGIVDNSKGVLQVKKEFGSFDKYLWRFVSHKPICTQYRSCHKVPFKTSKSETISKDMVKRGFRFVGPTIVYSFMQAAGLTNDHLITCPQHIQCTSRAISTS is encoded by the exons atgtgcCACTCCAAGTTTTCTAAGCCTGATCATATCAATGGCCGTCCGGTTCTTCAGCCTAAATCAAACCAAGTTCCTGTCTTGGAACGGCGTAGTTCGCTTAAGAAAGTCTCTCCACGGTCTCCTACTTTGTCACCTAAATCTTCACCAATTAGTACTGCTAGTACTAGGCCTTCATTGTCCCCTCCTATCTCTCCTAAGCTAAAATCACCAAAATCATCACCATTGCTTAAAACAAGAAACAATGACAAGGCCCTGAACTTGACTACTGAATTGTCCCCGGTGAAGAAGGCGAAGAAAGCCGGTGCTAACAACAATTCAGTGAAAGTTGAGGCTCCAGGAAGCATTGCAGCAAAAAGAAGAGAACAAGTTGCCACAATGCAGGAACAGAGAAAATTGAGAATTGCTCATTATGGAAGGACTAAATCTGCCAAGTTAGAAAAGAAGGTGGTTCCGATTGATTCTTCATCGTCTACTAGTACTATTACTCAAGAAGAAAACAGATGTGGATATATGACATCTAATTCAG ATCCTGTTTATGTTGCTTACCATGATGAAGAATGGGGTGTTCCTGTCCATGATGATAT GATGTTGTTTGAACTGTTAGTGTTAACTGCTGCACAACTTGGATCAGATTGGACTTCAGCCTTGAAAAAGCGCCAATCTTTCAG GGAGGCCTTTTCTGGGTTTGATGCGGAAGTTGTTGCCAAATtcacagaaaagaaaatcacaTCAATTAGTGCTGATTACAGCATTGATTTAAGCCTAATCAGAGGAATTGTTGACAACTCAAAAGGCGTCCTCCAAGTTAAGAAGGAATTTGGGTCATTTGACAAGTACTTGTGGAGGTTTGTGAGTCACAAGCCTATTTGTACCCAATACAGATCATGCCACAAAGTCCCTTTTAAGACCTCAAAGTCAGAAACCATAAGCAAGGACATGGTGAAGAGAGGGTTTAGGTTTGTGGGACCAACTATTGTTTATTCATTCATGCAAGCTGCTGGTCTCACAAATGACCACTTGATCACTTGTCCTCAACACATCCAAT